Within the Dermacentor silvarum isolate Dsil-2018 chromosome 8, BIME_Dsil_1.4, whole genome shotgun sequence genome, the region ACAACTCCGTCAGTGACAGGCAACACGTCAGATCACGAAGCAAACCACATAAGTTCCGTCCCGGGCGCAGTATTCCAGCCACCATCAGCAACAACCAAATTACCGAAATTGGAAATCGCAAAATTCAGCGGGGATCTGTGCTCGTGGCAGAAATTCTGGAATCAATTCGAATCAGCTATTCACAAGAACAGCACCCTGCCTGCAATAGCCAAGTTCCAGTACTTAACGAGCTACCTAACCGGAAAAGTCGCCTCTGCTATAGAAGGGTTGTCGATCAGCGATCGAAATTACGACATCGCGGTGAAGACCCTCATAGAGAGATTTGGGAAAGAGGACGTCCTAATTGAGGACCACATGTCGCGTCTGCTTGACGTCCGCCCAGTGAACAATCTGCGTGACATCGAAAGTCTGAGGACCCTCTACGACGAAATCCGCGCCGGAGTCCGAAGTCTAGAGGCGCTGGGAGTGTCGTCGAGCAAATACGGCACGCTGCTTCTTACAATTCCTCGTAAAAGCATCCCAAGTGAACTTTGCTTGGCGTACTTCCAACGGAAGGCCGCCTCACCTGAAGCGCCCGAAGACGAGCTTCTCGGTTTCCTGGATTTCATGAGAGGGGAAGTTGAGAGCAGAGAGAGAACCCAGAGTGCATTACGCCATGTGGAGGACGCCGCTAACAAACAGAAAGCACCGAGCAAAGGCGACGTTCGTCTCCATAACCCATCAGCGTCTGTTCTCACCGTAACCAGCGTAGAAGCGCAATGCGCATTTTGTGATGCAGAAGGACATCAACCAGCGAACTGTGTCGCCCCTGTAAGCATAGACAAGAAGAAGGAGGTGATGTCAAGAGAGCGGCGCTGTTACAAGTGTGCGAAAAAGAAGCACCGGGCCGCTGAGTGCAGAACTGCAAGGTGGCTGAAGTGCGCTAAATGCTCTGGACGACATGCAACAGGCGTCTGCGAATTCAATCAAAGACTGACGCAACCTCCCTCATTAGAAGATGCTGCACCAGCAGAGACAACAGTGCAATCGTCGCTACAGGTGGGACCAACACGGGGAGCGACCCGTGTGCTTCTGCAGACGGCGCGAGCGTATGCGGAAGGCCAGCACAAGAGTGCTCTGGTGAGAATGCTGTTCGACGGTGGCAGCCAGAGAACATTCATACGACAGGAAGTTTCCCGGCGCCTCAATCTTCGCGTCACAGGAGAGGAGAAGCTCGCTATTTACGCCTTCGGAAGCGAGAAGCCGTCTGAGCAAAGAAGGTGTCATCGCGTGGAGTGCTGGCTATGGAACTGGCGCAACAACGCCAGAATCCGCATCGAAGCACTAGAGGTGCCCGAGATCTGCGGAGACCTCCTGCCACCACCTCACGACGGCACGGCCAGCGTCGCTCATGAACAGGGCCTCCAGCTTGCTGACACCTTACCTGGCGGTTACCACCCTGGTGTTGGAGTTGATCTGCTTATTGGGGCAGATCATTATTGGGACATAACAACAGGAAATGTCAAGCGCCTCTGTAAGAATCTCGTGGCCATGGAGACAGCATTTGGGTGGACATTGCAGGGCACGGAGCCTACATCGTCCGTCGCAACCTACGTGATGCGGGTAGGCGTGGCCACAGGACCCGACGAAATTTCTCCTCAATTGAGGTCATTCTGGGAGCTGGAGCACCCTGGTATCGTCGACGATGCACAGCTGACCGCCAAAGACGACAACGTTCTCTGGGCCTTTGAAAAAAGCATCGTACATAAGAACGGTAGATACGAAGTAACTCCCCCACAGAGAGAGAACGCGGCAGACTTGACGGCCAACAAGAGCACACCAATGAGCCCACTGCCCTGCTTCCTCCCTACCGAGTCACCCAGGCTGATCCATCAGAAACAACGGGTATCGACGTTGCGGGGCCCATATTCTACAACGATATCGGGTCCGAACACAAAGCTTATATCACTTTGTTCACTTGTGCGACGACACGAGCCGCCCCCTCGAGCTCAATGGCGGCCAGGAATGAGCCGGTAATCATTGCGGGGGAGGATGTTAAGACCTGCGATGGCAACCGTGAATACGCTACTGAGAAgcggaggcgggggcgcctaacaagaccttcgattacaagttgacaaccgcgaagacgctaccgagaagcaagcgagagccgaggggaGCCCCTAACGACACCGTCCGAGCAAGTTAATTGTGAATACCAGCGTGCCAcgtgtcaccgacccgacagtggccactgcaccCTTTCCACGGCACTGCACGTGCCTGACTCACGTCCTGTTACTGTGttctttacttctctctttcctctttcctttccCCACTCTAGTCATTAAACCAGTCTCGAAACGGATCCCAAAGAGTGAACTTCTTCCTTCGTGACTCCTGCGCGCACGGCCCACGCCGTCCAGCTAAGTTAAAGCGCAGCAAAAGTTAGCAGTCGTTCAAAGGCGACAGTGATTAGATTCAGTCAATCAGCGGGAGTATTCATCactagaggctgagtggcgatcctgaattcttgttctcttgccagactattaaacattatctttgtattctgcgtattaatcttcaaccccactcttacactttctcggttcaggtcctcaatcatttgctttaattcgtccccattgttgctgaatagggcaatgtcatctgcacataggcggaaagttttcattttctcggggggggggatatgtatatatatattaggttattcACGTTAGgaagatatgtgtgttttgtgcctataagtcgcacaactacacataaatgaaaacagccatgtaacgatttgtgaaagtgttttaatatacaaagacacagtTTAGAAATATTTgcctgactaaaggtcagttgcaaagataagacataacatatataaaacatacacaatatataacaatttctgtacacaacttatgactacaattattagcacaaaacaacgtgactccatgacgcaatactttatttacttgtcaaagcatgcctttgccactggtttcatttatttcccggcggcggaatgaatgattatagagtaataaattatcaggtgcagaaatacacagtcatattagcaaataaataagacacaacgatatctcaacagtgggaaagggtacgagaggaagtagtaagagcgtggattgcgtttttgagccgctaatgcagcatatgacaaataattattaataaggaaaaagcacagcatagactgggaagctttagaaatagcgcaacgaagcgtctttgcgtacccaaaaggcctcaccctactttccctgtcatgcaccccgttttcgttcctggaaaaaactttttgctttgttttcataGCCATATGGTGAGCTTTAAtttgtgagttggcaactttctctttcctattaaagacatcatttcgttgtctcaaggtttcaccttgagggaaaatgcGTTCATTCGtgcacttgttctagcaatgaagtcgttggcaa harbors:
- the LOC119462323 gene encoding uncharacterized protein LOC119462323, with the protein product MERLQKKQAALRQAIDKIIAAASEPLQSPTIQVGELEEHLDLLLEQAEELKSVNESIEKKIDLQELDAELEACAAYTEKICSLKTKLKRALRSQTTNESRSTTPSVTGNTSDHEANHISSVPGAVFQPPSATTKLPKLEIAKFSGDLCSWQKFWNQFESAIHKNSTLPAIAKFQYLTSYLTGKVASAIEGLSISDRNYDIAVKTLIERFGKEDVLIEDHMSRLLDVRPVNNLRDIESLRTLYDEIRAGVRSLEALGVSSSKYGTLLLTIPRKSIPSELCLAYFQRKAASPEAPEDELLGFLDFMRGEVESRERTQSALRHVEDAANKQKAPSKGDVRLHNPSASVLTVTSVEAQCAFCDAEGHQPANCVAPVSIDKKKEVMSRERRCYKCAKKKHRAAECRTARWLKCAKCSGRHATGVCEFNQRLTQPPSLEDAAPAETTVQSSLQVGPTRGATRVLLQTARAYAEGQHKSALVRMLFDGGSQRTFIRQEVSRRLNLRVTGEEKLAIYAFGSEKPSEQRRCHRVECWLWNWRNNARIRIEALEVPEICGDLLPPPHDGTASVAHEQGLQLADTLPGGYHPGVGVDLLIGADHYWDITTGNVKRLCKNLVAMETAFGWTLQGTEPTSSVATYVMRVGVATGPDEISPQLRSFWELEHPGIVDDAQLTAKDDNVLWAFEKSIVHKNGRYEVTPPQRENAADLTANKSTPMSPLPCFLPTESPRLIHQKQRVSTLRGPYSTTISGPNTKLISLCSLVRRHEPPPRAQWRPGMSR